In the Anastrepha obliqua isolate idAnaObli1 chromosome 1, idAnaObli1_1.0, whole genome shotgun sequence genome, one interval contains:
- the LOC129252068 gene encoding meckelin has translation MSFLYVNLLFQVLAISAFRCGNAQEVASANSSGTLFTFHDMNQCKSNEYYDLDTFSCVACGEEEENLQSTTNKFFCECAPNYITVALYDTHGKNPICAKKCYNASSIDNGCSVVIANASKTSCEFKLINFTQLTNDYITRSAAATRPIRITPAGFHSNDICNICNLEYNFRYMDYCIGNALLKPYLKYNSFWQSISASTGAVHFGNLKFVAFFCLALRNYTACNQLANLCVMSHYSTDKNSPCSAFLLTQVSDVVIKYASMDEHLQATKPSLYYKKGKNTAKMLREALAINDGDRAFNRLQLFSTVYALDGTLRRWGAFKMSHVNLCQMHAISDATDWNPQQDIQFAYSAQPIHCRLTVDNLIDLAQIYANENFFSIFLNISMPSAQEAKRTKLQILPILIEDISAENLRPHPEEWQLVKRFQLIEAQPRHTHSNAQQAKYEDEFKLSLYRSIRYVEYFEIHYEIHDNNQIGMPLVKLRYRHLDMSANASLHAVHPFKLQISFARVGEAAQRRLIFETLLPALLLIALAAGILQMYNFRKRNAAVSTATTSEFCAPSSCLLEFLVHFISYAANAIILWFLLYMFAYPMHFLAQHTVEITLPIMKDDQRSLEILIYVAFLLKLTFVCVHFWRISHFDIFLIDWERPRTCENNHFTLKNNLETSSVCSSVRTFASENVSAWRIIFVANEWIRLSVKQKHSVVWQGLLVLPLAQTFITVTDISKDLALQLFVIITVSTVVYITQIIFRNFVLNRIFGDPLQKFIDLCSLSNISVFMLLEQSFGFYIHGRSPNGFADTDMYSMLVQIQRDTQHRCSRKGLLGDSDQQSYIILPPLNLRIYFEKLMAPFHRSYSISQAHFQNEIKTIDAVAERSSAAYSSLNRFLCAFIDHAIKDMDYIIKEKTFIEKRLNCECDYYLTESKGTFYIDDAKSFDQLLLYGNSLNSFVMELALLLAFYMLTLNLIAATVVVYLLNKLLQHIFQKWVHKNVTTKTSINQRFLM, from the exons ATGAGCTTCCTTTATGTAAACTTGCTCTTCCAAGTGTTGGCGATTTCGGCTTTTCGCTGCGGAAACGCCCAGGAAGTAGCATCAGCCAATTCAAGCGGTACTCTATTTACGTTTCACGATATGAACCAATGTAAAAGTAATGAATACTATGATTTGGATACATTTTCATGTGTTGCTTGTGGCGAGGAGGAGGAAAACCTACAGTCCACGACGAATA AATTTTTCTGCGAGTGTGCACCCAACTATATCACAGTGGCTCTGTACGACACACATGGAAAAAATCCAATATGCGCAAAAAAGTGCTACAATGCTTCATCAATCGACAATGGCTGCTCAGTGGTAATTGCCAATGCAAGTAAAACTTCCTGCGAATTCAAGTTAATTAACTTTACTCAACTTACCAATGACTACATAACGCGATCTGCTGCAGCAACGAGGCCAATACGCATCACCCCCGCAGGCTTCCATTCCAATGATATTTGTAACATTTGCAATTTGGAATACAACTTCCGCTATATGGACTATTGCATCGGCAATGCGCTGCTCAAGCCTTATTTGAAGTACAACTCGTTTTGGCAATCGATCAGCGCCAGCACCGGTGCCGTTCACTTTGGCAACCTAAAGTTCGTGGCTTTCTTCTGTTTGGCATTGCGTAACTACACTGCTTGCAACCAGCTGGCAAATCTTTGTGTAATGTCTCACTACTCAACCGATAAGAACTCACCCTGCAGCGCCTTTCTGCTAACTCAGGTTTCAGATGTGGTAATCAAATATGCCAGCATGGATGAACACCTCCAGGCCACAAAGCCCTCGTTGTACTACAAGAAGGGCAAAAATACTGCCAAAATGCTTAGGGAGGCTTTGGCCATTAATGATGGTGACAGAGCA TTCAACCGTTTGCAACTGTTCAGCACCGTTTATGCGTTGGATGGCACCTTGCGTCGTTGGGGTGCATTTAAAATGAGCCATGTCAATTTATGCCAAATGCATGCAATAAGTGATGCGACAGACTGGAATCCACAGCAGGATATACAATTTGCATATTCTGCACAACCAATCCATTGCAGATTGACGGTGGATAACCTGATTGATTTAGCTCAGATATACGCGAATGAAAATTTCTTtagcatatttttgaatatttctatGCCATCGGCACAGGAAGCGAAGAGAACGAAGTTACAAATTTTACCTATTCTCATTGAAGATATATCAGCAGAAAATTTG cgTCCACATCCAGAAGAATGGCAACTGGTGAAGCGTTTCCAGTTGATCGAAGCACAGCCTCGACATACCCACAGCAATGCACAGCAAGCGAAATATGAAGATGAATTTAAGCTCTCACTCTACCGCAGCATACGATATgtggaatattttgaaatacattATGAAATTCATGACAACAATCAGATTGGAATGCCGCTTGTGAAGCTGCGCTATCGCCACCTTGACATGAGCGCCAATGCGTCACTCCATGCAGTGCATCCATTTAAATTGCAAATAAGTTTTGCGCGAGTTGGAGAGGCTGCACAAAGGAGGCTTATATTCGAGACATTGCTACCCGCCTTGTTGTTGATTGCATTAGCGGCGGGCATTCTGCAAATGTATAACTTTAGAAAACGCAATGCCGCCGTATCGACAGCAACAACATCTGAATTTTGTGCTCCATCCTCGTGCTTGCTCGAATTCCTGGTACACTTCATCTCTTACGCTGCAAATGCGATTATTTTGTGGTTCCTCCTCTACATGTTCGCCTATCCCATGCATTTTCTCGCCCAACACACCGTCGAGATCACATTGCCTATCATGAAAGACGATCAACGCTCATTGGAAATTCTAATTTATGTGGCTTTCCTATTGAAG CTTACGTTTGTTTGCGTGCATTTTTGGCGCATCagtcattttgatatttttctcattGATTGGGAACGCCCGCGTACTTGTGAGAATAATCATTTCACATTGAAGAATAATCTGGAAACGTCTTCTGTATGCTCTAGTGTGCGGACTTTCGCCTCCGAGAATGTCTCTGCTTGGCGCATAATCTTCGTAGCAAATGAATGGATCCGTTTGAGCGTAAAGCAGAAGCACTCCGTGGTGTGGCAAGGACTCTTGGTGCTACCTTTGGCGCAG ACTTTCATCACTGTGACTGACATTAGCAAAGATCTCGCTCTCCAACTATTTGTCATTATAACGGTCAGCACTGTTGTTTACAtcactcaaataatattccgtaattttgttttgaaccgCATTTTTGGCGATCCACTGCAAAAATTCATTGATCTCTGCTCGTTGTCTAATATATCCGTATTCATGTTGCTGGAGCAGAGCTTTGGTTTCTACATACATGGACGATCCCCAAACGGCTTTGCGGATACAGATATGTATTCAATGTTGGTGCAAATACAACGCGACACACAGCATCGATGCAGCCGCAAAGGCCTTCTGGGTGATTCGGACCAGCAGAGTTACATCATTTTGCCTCCTCTAAACCTGCG AATTTACTTCGAAAAGTTGATGGCGCCTTTCCACCGCTCGTATAGCATATCCCAAGCACATTTCCAAAACGAAATCAAAACCATCGATGCTGTTGCGGAGCGCAGCTCAGCGGCCTACAGTAGTCTGAATCGATTTCTATGCGCTTTTATAGACCAC GCTATCAAGGATATGGATTATATTATAAAAGAGAAAACCTTTATTGAAAAAAGGTTAAACTGTGAATGTGATTATTATTTGACTGAAA GTAAAGGAACATTCTATATTGATGATGCAAAATCCTTTGACCAACTGCTTTTGTATGGCAACAGTTTAAATAGCTTCGTGATGGAACTGGCGTTGCTGTTAGCCTTTTACATGCTAACCCTTAACTTGATTGCAGCAACTGTAGTCGTTTATTTGCTTAATAAG cTACTGCAGCATATCTTCCAAAAATGGGTGCACAAAAATGTAACAACGAAGACTTCCATTAACCAACGGTTTCTTATGTGA